In a genomic window of Lepisosteus oculatus isolate fLepOcu1 chromosome 3, fLepOcu1.hap2, whole genome shotgun sequence:
- the hmgcs1 gene encoding hydroxymethylglutaryl-CoA synthase, cytoplasmic isoform X1, whose amino-acid sequence MITSSAKMPGSVPANGEAGWPKDVGIVAMEVYFPSQYVDQAELEQFDGVSAGKYTIGLGQAKMGFCTDREDINSLCLTVVQQLMERNCLSYDSVGRLEVGTETIFDKSKSVKTVLMQLFEESGNTDVEGIDTTNACYGGTAALFNAVNWVESSSWDGRYALVVAGDIAVYATGSARPTGGAGAVAMLVGPNAPLAFERGIRGTHMQHAYDFYKPNMVSEYPVVDGKLSIQCYISALDRCYEVFRNKIHAQWQKEGTDKRFSLDDFGFMTFHSPYCKLVQKSLSRLLLNDFLSDPNPNTENGVFSGMEAFRDVKLEDTYFDRDVEKAFMKASAEMFEQKTKASLLLSNQNGNMYTPSVYGCLASVIAQHTPQQLAGQRIGVFSYGSGFAATLYSIRVTQDATPGSSLDKLTASLCDLQARLDSRKKVAPEVFAENMKLREDTHHLANYIPQGSVDDLFPGTWYLTRVDEKYRRQYARRPLNEDGPLEAGLVHSTTATEHIPSPAKKVPRIPAVTTGPEMVAISNGEH is encoded by the exons ATGATTACAAG CTCTGCCAAGATGCCTGGATCTGTTCCAGCTAACGGTGAAGCTGGCTGGCCCAAGGATGTTGGAATTGTTGCAATGGAAGTGTATTTTCCCTCTCAGTATGTGGACCAGGCTGAACTGGAGCAGTTTGATGGCGTGTCAGCCGGGAAATATACCATTGGCCTGGGTCAGGCCAAAATGGGCTTCTGCACAGACCGTGAGGACATCAATTCCTTGTGCCTGACTGTGGTCCAGCAACTGATGGAGAGAAACTGCCTTTCCTATGACAGTGTGGGCAGACTGGAGGTGGGTACTGAGACCATCTTTGACAAGTCCAAGTCGGTGAAGACTGTGCTGATGCAGCTGTTTGAGGAGTCTGGGAACACGGATGTTGAAGGCATCGACACCACCAATGCCTGTTATGGCGGCACAGCTGCCCTTTTTAATGCAGTCAACTGGGTGGAGTCTAGCTCCTGGGATG GGCGTTATGCGCTGGTAGTGGCAGGAGACATCGCTGTTTATGCCACAGGAAGTGCTCGGCCGACAGGGGGTGCTGGAGCTGTAGCCATGCTTGTGGGACCTAATGCCCCACTAGCTTTTGAGAGAG GTATTCGTGGGACTCACATGCAGCATGCCTATGATTTCTACAAGCCTAACATGGTTTCAGAATATCCAGTGGTTGATGGCAAGCTTTCTATTCAGTGCTACATCAGTGCATTAGATAGGTGCTACGAAGTGTTTCGCAATAAAATCCACGCACAGTGGCAAAAAG agGGAACTGATAAGCGTTTTAGTCTTGATGATTTTGGCTTTATGACCTTCCACTCTCCCTACTGCAAACTGGTACAGAAGTCTTTATCTCGTCTGCTGCTCAACGACTTCCTCAGTGACCCCAACCCCAACACGGAGAATGGTGTCTTCAGTGGGATGGAGGCTTTCAG GGATGTGAAGCTGGAGGACACGTATTTTGATCGCGACGTGGAGAAGGCATTTATGAAAGCTAGTGCTGAGATGTTTGAACAGAAAACAAAGGCATCTCTCCTGCTCTCAAATCAGAATGGCAATATGTACACACCATCTGTCTATGGTTGCTTGGCCTCTGTGATTGCACA GCACACTCCTCAGCAGTTAGCAGGCCAGAGGATTGGAGTGTTTTCCTATGGCTCGGGCTTTGCTGCTACATTGTACTCCATACGAGTCACTCAAGACGCCACGCCTG GCTCATCGCTAGACAAGCTGACTGCCAGCCTGTGTGATCTCCAGGCCCGTCTGGACTCCAGAAAAAAAGTAGCACCAGAGGTCTTTGCAGAGAACATGAAGCTGAGAGAGGACACTCATCACCTAG CAAACTACATACCTCAGGGCTCAGTGGATGATCTGTTCCCTGGCACCTGGTACCTGACACGAGTTGATGAAAAATATCGCAGGCAGTATGCTAGACGACCCTTGAATGAAGATGGACCCCTGGAAGCTGGACTGGTTCATTCTACTACAGCTACAGAG CATATACCCAGCCCCGCTAAGAAAGTACCACGGATTCCTGCTGTTACCACAGGACCTGAAATGGTTGCTATTAGCAATGGAGAGCATTGA
- the hmgcs1 gene encoding hydroxymethylglutaryl-CoA synthase, cytoplasmic isoform X2: MPGSVPANGEAGWPKDVGIVAMEVYFPSQYVDQAELEQFDGVSAGKYTIGLGQAKMGFCTDREDINSLCLTVVQQLMERNCLSYDSVGRLEVGTETIFDKSKSVKTVLMQLFEESGNTDVEGIDTTNACYGGTAALFNAVNWVESSSWDGRYALVVAGDIAVYATGSARPTGGAGAVAMLVGPNAPLAFERGIRGTHMQHAYDFYKPNMVSEYPVVDGKLSIQCYISALDRCYEVFRNKIHAQWQKEGTDKRFSLDDFGFMTFHSPYCKLVQKSLSRLLLNDFLSDPNPNTENGVFSGMEAFRDVKLEDTYFDRDVEKAFMKASAEMFEQKTKASLLLSNQNGNMYTPSVYGCLASVIAQHTPQQLAGQRIGVFSYGSGFAATLYSIRVTQDATPGSSLDKLTASLCDLQARLDSRKKVAPEVFAENMKLREDTHHLANYIPQGSVDDLFPGTWYLTRVDEKYRRQYARRPLNEDGPLEAGLVHSTTATEHIPSPAKKVPRIPAVTTGPEMVAISNGEH; this comes from the exons ATGCCTGGATCTGTTCCAGCTAACGGTGAAGCTGGCTGGCCCAAGGATGTTGGAATTGTTGCAATGGAAGTGTATTTTCCCTCTCAGTATGTGGACCAGGCTGAACTGGAGCAGTTTGATGGCGTGTCAGCCGGGAAATATACCATTGGCCTGGGTCAGGCCAAAATGGGCTTCTGCACAGACCGTGAGGACATCAATTCCTTGTGCCTGACTGTGGTCCAGCAACTGATGGAGAGAAACTGCCTTTCCTATGACAGTGTGGGCAGACTGGAGGTGGGTACTGAGACCATCTTTGACAAGTCCAAGTCGGTGAAGACTGTGCTGATGCAGCTGTTTGAGGAGTCTGGGAACACGGATGTTGAAGGCATCGACACCACCAATGCCTGTTATGGCGGCACAGCTGCCCTTTTTAATGCAGTCAACTGGGTGGAGTCTAGCTCCTGGGATG GGCGTTATGCGCTGGTAGTGGCAGGAGACATCGCTGTTTATGCCACAGGAAGTGCTCGGCCGACAGGGGGTGCTGGAGCTGTAGCCATGCTTGTGGGACCTAATGCCCCACTAGCTTTTGAGAGAG GTATTCGTGGGACTCACATGCAGCATGCCTATGATTTCTACAAGCCTAACATGGTTTCAGAATATCCAGTGGTTGATGGCAAGCTTTCTATTCAGTGCTACATCAGTGCATTAGATAGGTGCTACGAAGTGTTTCGCAATAAAATCCACGCACAGTGGCAAAAAG agGGAACTGATAAGCGTTTTAGTCTTGATGATTTTGGCTTTATGACCTTCCACTCTCCCTACTGCAAACTGGTACAGAAGTCTTTATCTCGTCTGCTGCTCAACGACTTCCTCAGTGACCCCAACCCCAACACGGAGAATGGTGTCTTCAGTGGGATGGAGGCTTTCAG GGATGTGAAGCTGGAGGACACGTATTTTGATCGCGACGTGGAGAAGGCATTTATGAAAGCTAGTGCTGAGATGTTTGAACAGAAAACAAAGGCATCTCTCCTGCTCTCAAATCAGAATGGCAATATGTACACACCATCTGTCTATGGTTGCTTGGCCTCTGTGATTGCACA GCACACTCCTCAGCAGTTAGCAGGCCAGAGGATTGGAGTGTTTTCCTATGGCTCGGGCTTTGCTGCTACATTGTACTCCATACGAGTCACTCAAGACGCCACGCCTG GCTCATCGCTAGACAAGCTGACTGCCAGCCTGTGTGATCTCCAGGCCCGTCTGGACTCCAGAAAAAAAGTAGCACCAGAGGTCTTTGCAGAGAACATGAAGCTGAGAGAGGACACTCATCACCTAG CAAACTACATACCTCAGGGCTCAGTGGATGATCTGTTCCCTGGCACCTGGTACCTGACACGAGTTGATGAAAAATATCGCAGGCAGTATGCTAGACGACCCTTGAATGAAGATGGACCCCTGGAAGCTGGACTGGTTCATTCTACTACAGCTACAGAG CATATACCCAGCCCCGCTAAGAAAGTACCACGGATTCCTGCTGTTACCACAGGACCTGAAATGGTTGCTATTAGCAATGGAGAGCATTGA